atttacattttaagtgcTTAGACCACAGCTCAGTATCGATGGTTTCCGTTGAGGACCCAGCTTGGTGGCTTCTCTGAGGCTGCATTGAtttcccccttcccccctcGGCAATGTTTAACAATCAGTTCTGCACACTGTTCAAAATCTGGAATAACTGCTGCAAACTTATCGCTGACTGGACTTTCTGTACAGTTCATATAAAATACAGACTCTGCTGGAGGCTTTTCAGAGTCCCCACTCTCAACATAAAATTCCCAAACACTATGAATTATATATATGAAATGCTTAATGTAACGCATAGTTGTTCACTAGGACAACTTCACTGATGGTCAGACAAAGCTTCCTTTGTGACAAACATCTGCTCTTAAGCCAGTTTTATTTCCTATGTGTGAACTTTAATACCTAATTCAGTGCGTGAAGACATTTGACTATGGGCTGCTGTGCTGAGTTCATGTGACTGTCAAATTGTGTAGCTGCTCCCGTGGTACAGGCCCAATAATTGGGCCTGCTCCTCAAGGGATACACGGCTTAGAATAGAATTGAGAATAGGAGGAAGTAGCACTGTGCTCCTGATTCTTGGTGACTAATGGTTAACTGATGCCAAGGCCTTTGAACATGTGCTGTACTGTTTCCACTGAAAGCTCCCCATTTAGTTTCATAGTTGAAGGCAAGAGTGAATATGAAAACCACACTTGCACCACATAGCAGCAAAACAGACTGATGAAACAAATTTTAAGCATAAAATCACAAATAAGATATAAGAGCAATAATTTCAATATAAGATAAAGTGAACGTAAGAGCTATCTAAACCCATGAGCAAGATGAATAGATAAGCTACTGTCataatttaaatgttataattGGAATTGTGTTTTGCCTTGAGGTAGCCACAGGCCTTATCATTCCTCCGAATTAATTATTGTTAGAGtagaaaatgttgatttttttcttcctattcACCTCTTTACCTCAAGTGCAGAACAACATAATTGGAGcaggcagtaaaaaaaaagtttatatgGCGTAAATCCTGCAGCTTGACTTGACAGTGACAAGATGGGTATTAAATTAGAAGATTTGAAATTCTCAGACCATAATACAATAATTACATGAGGAAGTTAAACATGAATGTCATAATCACCTCTTTAAGGTTTGGCTAGAGGTTTTGACATCTCATATCTAAACAAGTGGACAAAAAACACCTTGGACCTATGCTTCCTAATTTCCAGAAACACAGCCATTCATGTGGAATCTGGGCTCCTACTGCCATTAAAGCCAATTTAAACAAGAGGCTTGGGTTCCAGTGTCATTTACAAGTCTTACATCTATTTTTAAACTtacacattcattttctctgtccATTATCTTAAACTGTCAGGCTTGCAGCTCTGAGAGACTGTATTAATCATTCATAGCCATTGCACACACATATTGGTAGGTAAACAGAGCTCTGGGTCAATATGTGGAGGCATGCAGACAAGAAGGGAATTGCATCAGACGATGATTAAAGCGAGGCCTTACAGAAGCAACAGAATTCTCTCTCCATCTATTGAGCTCCTATCAAGTTGGACCTTTTTTCCCCAAGGGACACAAGATGAATGTGGCTGTTTTCCAAAGCTCTTACCGTATGGGTTTTGATTACCATTCAAATGACTGGGAAGATGAGAGTGGGTAGGACTTGAATGTCATAAAAGAGTGAAAACAACATGAGACCATACATGTTCTAGTCAGTGtgacatatttttttatgtaagaCATCTACTGAGCACTAATCCTATCTGATACCTGCTCAGGGTTAATACAGCATTGATGTGTAAGGCCCAGAGCGGGTTCAGACAGTCAGTCATCGCCCGTCAGCTGGTGAGTCACACAGCCTGACAGGACGATCAGGCCTCTGCAGCCTGCCGATCACACTTCCAACCCCTTCCCTCGCTCTAATGCCACAAGCTGCTGGTTTAATGGCTGTGACTGCTCGTGTTTCTTCTAAAAGTGACTCATAAATTATGGAGGTGCGGTTTTATTCATCActtgaaatataatatatatgtgcaGTAGTAGAATGTAGTATGAGAATGTAAAAAGTCAGAGGGACAACAGGATATACATGTATAGTAACAGGATATACATGTATAGTTTTCCCCATTTGATTAAGTGATTGCTTTTAACATGTGTTGGTCATCTTAATGGTTATGAAGAATAGTACAGTTCTCATTTGTCTGACCAACACTGCCCTCTACTGTCTAGCTGTAATCCAAACGATAATTAGACTTCATATACAGAATGGCATATCCATGTGACACTTGGGAGTTAAAAATTGAGACCAAGACTTTATATAAGTTCAAATGGGCCTCATTTATAATGTTATTCTCCTTTAACAATGAAAATACATTCCTAGATTGGATTTAGAATATACAGTTTTCCATTAAGGatgtaaaaataaactaaatcgACACTAAAAAatgattgtattttaaaagctccTAATGGCCCTGCACACCAGTGGTCCTTGTCCACGTATTGCCTGTTCAGATCTGCTCACAAGACTGTGTAAATGTTGATTTTGCTACATAAGCCCTTTTCACAACAGACATTTGCATTTGACATAATAGGAAAAGCacaaaaagcacaggtgttactaatgaTAAACATTGAAGATGACTCTCAGCTATTCAAGAGTCCCAGGAAGCCATGATAGTGACAGGGAGGCAGCATGTTCAATACCACGACTCTTAAAagtgaagcagctaaatggtaTTCTGCCATCGttgattttattattcacacctttgcttttcctactgtgacatgtcaacaTGAAAAAAGCCTGTTGATGGCCTCCTTACTCTCCTCATTGGCACTTACACTGttaatgatttattaaattatatatcaGTTATTGTGTCTGATTAAGACTTCTTATCAGGACTGTGTGAGTTTGAACTTAATGtgctcctaaccctaacccttactttGTTTCCTTACACCTACTTGTTCATGGTGGGACAAATTACACCTTTTATCTTACACCTTTGCTTTTTATTACTATATGgactgtgatgatgtcatgtatttCCCACCATAGCTCCACCTACATTCAGCCAGAGTAGAGGTGATGAATAACTTTgctaattaatattaatgtagcaaaaataaatactaataaatacatcatgTCAATATTAGTGTTAATTAGTGTCTACTGCATTTACCTCAGTTTACACTTGCCAGGACTAACAATTGATATATAGGCACACAGCCTGTAGTTTCTACTTATTTTACCCTATTGACAATCAAATTGCTTATCATTTGTGTTCACATACTGTGTCATATAAATTAGACTGGACATTAGTCTTATATTTTCTCATGATGTCAGGACATGACCAGGATTAGCAGTGTTCATCTCTCTCTGATTTCATACCAGCATATTATGAGAGAAACAAGTCCCATGTGATCAAATTACAGGTAAAATACGATACCAGTATGCACAAGTGCCACACTTATGTACAACTGCCTGTGGAATgatgagtcagtgtttggttgtcTGCTCTGTCAGCGGGAGACCTAATAAATTCATGTTGTGTGCTGACTCAGGCCTCTTGTGAAGCATGAACATATATTCCAAACTGAGACTtaatgatcacacacacattaggtAACATGAAGACAAGGATTCATGCGGTGAGTTTATACACTTAATAAGTGACACAGATGAAACGTTATAGTCTGTCAAAGCTGTTTTAATAGGCGTCACATGAAGGAAAAAAGGCTCCCACTGTTAAAATCCTCAGTCTTCCTATATGTGGGCGCTTCAGCAACGCCCTCACTTCAAGCACTTGCACCATCATAAAGTGCTGAAATTATCAGTCGCTAATCAACAGTGTCAGATGTTTGTTCACAAGTTCCGCATCAGTTCAGTAATTATTACTCACAATAACAGGAGTCAAGAGATTTCAGCCCCATCTGCAGAACATGGTTGTCAGTCTTGTTTGTTAGTTAAAGTGAATTCACATACATGTTGATGGATGGGACTAGTGCTAacaggtgaggaggaagaagaagaggaaaagaggaggggggagggggggggactATGCCAGCGTTAGTCTTCCTGTGGTTTACCTGAGCTCGGAGTGATGGCTGAATTAGACCGCTGCGTCTTGCGCCTACCTGCCTATGTATGTAAAGGAATCTGCAGCGGCAGGCTAGCTAGCATTCAGCACTACCTGTTAGATAGAGGATTTCATAGACATCTCCTATACCAAAcatttcattaataaaaatacaccTGAATTCTCTTTATGTACAACAGAAAAACATCTTCACCTGCATATTCAAGGTTCGTTTTAATATTAGGTATAGATTTTCTGTATTAGAAATATCTCTATTTTCTGAAATGAGGATCTTTGAACTAATGTAATGATCATTTCACCCATAAATCATTGAAGtacaatatttacatataaTACAGAGCCCATTTAATCtgaaacaatattaaaataaatgttcaataGATACAAAGGTTTTTAATTCTATTTATAGTTCAACCTTGTCAAGGAGTCCTTACACACTCCAAAAATGTAAAGCCATTCTCCTCTAACAAACTATTAAGTGCAAACGATTTTTTTCCATATAAAAAACTATGATTGCAGCATCCAGCGTTGAGACGGAGGGCAACAAAACGCCGTATGCCCAAGTGCTTCCGAAGCTGTCttcaaaatatttttcttgtgtTCCACCATCATGAActcaaaatgagagaaaaaaaacaagaatggaAGAAAAACTAAATCTGTGCAAATACACTTTAAGTGTGATTAAAATCTTtgtaaaggaagtaaaaaagcaGTCTCCCTTGAACAGGTGTTGGAGATTGTGGCTGCATGAGGGATCGCCCAGGAGGTAAAAAATGAAAGAGACTTGGCATAAGGGGGATATGCTGTTGTTTCAAAATAATCCCTCATCTTATTCCCTTTGTTGGTGAATACATTAAATAAGAAACATAATAGGAAAAACATCCGAATTAAACCTGCACAGAAGGTTAAGTAGAGGCTGTGTCTAGTCTTTGAAGATCTACAGGCACAAAGGATTGGATTATAGAGTTTATTATTTTCAGACTAGACGTGACTTGATATGACCACAGATGGAACAATAAGCCAGTCAACCCTTTCCCATAAACCTCCTGGACGATATAAAGCTTGCCCCTCTTACTTCCAATAGCACCCTTTTCACCCCGAGACAAAAGGGGTCGAGTTTCTAACCCTGGTTTGGCCAACATCAGTAATCTGAACACGAGCAGTAACACAAAGAGAGCATCTGGGTGGTACTAGTGATGAGAATGAAGGTGACGCTGGAGGtcatgtggtgtgtgtgacagtgtgtgatgAAGCGCTGCAGGGCCTCGGCCTCGGTCTTCCCCGCCTCTGTTGCATGGAGCTGTCATTAGCAGCACCTGCACTGGGGCTATACTACTGTTCCACTGGGGGAGTTGGCTGGGTTGTTTTGAGATGATAGCAATCCCTGTGGAGAGACAGATAACACACATTGATAACAAACAACAGTATATCTTGAGCGTACTCAAACAGGCAGAATAATGACGCCTTTGGAAGTTTACTGTTGGAGGAAATGTGCTATTAACCGTGAAAATGTTGACGGTTTAGAAAAAATCATGAAATAACCAAAACCTTCGGCTGCACGCGGTGGAATTAACAGCTTATGAATACAGCATGAAAAGCCTGTTACTGGAAACAATGTGAGTTAGAGGTGTCACATGACAGTATCCTCGGGAGGCCTGTCACTCACCACTTTCCCGGGCCTAGCCCATGTGCAAACGAAACCCTCCTGACAGGCTGTTACCAGACAGTCCTCAAGGAAGATTAACACAGTGAGTCTCTCGTGGGCGATCTTCTTGCACACCAGCGGCTCGAGCAGCGGCACGTCCTCCATGCGCGGGCAAAGCATAGTGCCCAGAGTCTTTGCTGCGTCAGTTTTTGCAGTCCGTGATGAGCTCAGCTGGTTGAGCTTGTCACTGCTCTTGCTGCTGATGTGACCCATGCTGTGGTTTCTCTTATGGTCCTTCTCGTGGCGCTCCTTGCGCGAGTCGTGTAACGACAGCGTTGCAAACTTGCTGACGCCAGTGGCAATGAAAGCACTGTCGATGATGCTGTTGCCcttggtgctgctgctgttgctgctgactgtgtgactgttgGGGGTGCTGCCCCCCGCTGGGTTGGAGGAGTGTGGCAAGCTGTTGGACCGAGGCAGGGTGCTTGGGAGGGAGTTAGCTGGGTTGCCACTGGTGCTACTATTGCTCACACTGTCCTTACCATTGGTGCCACTAGGattagtggtggtggtggtggtagtggtggtggaggtggaagtGGCTACAGTAGTAGTCGTAGTAGTTTGTCCAGTGGCTGGAGGGCTTGTGGCACTCATAACATTAGTGTGAGTCCTAGTACGGGACAAAGGAAGGTGAGGGAAGAGTATGTCCTCAGTAAGGTCCCACAGACACAGCTGAGTATCCTGGCCCACTGAGCCAAATCGGTAGGTCACACTAACAGGCCTGCTGTCTGTAGAGTTTCTCTTAGAAAGCCGAGAATGAGCGCTGTTAGCTCTGTCTCTGCCCGCACCAAAGTGAATCTGCTCATGGAACTCCTCATCACTACCACTGAACTCAGCCGGGGGGTCACCGTCTTCTACACTGGTGGTGCAGTGGTCAAATGCCACCACGCTAACCCAAGACTTGTGACCGTGCCCCCGTGCGATCACCCTGCAGTCTGAAAACGACCACACAGTCACTAGGTCGTCCTCCCCTCCTGCCACGATATACCGTCCATCTGGGCTCCAACACACGCACAGTAAGCCACCAAAGTAGCTCTTCATTGTTCCATGGAGCTCTGCAGCATCAAAGCCAAACACCCGAAGGAAGCCATCCTGACTCGCACAAGCCAAAAACTTTCCATCCGGGGAGAAAGCAAACTCGTTGAGTGCCCCTTCACCCACTGTCCACCGCAGTAAGGGGTTGCGGGCTGACTTGCTCTTGCAGGTATGCACAGCATAGTTTTCACCCTGCTTGAGGAGCTGGTAATGAGGTGCCGTGGTGCCACAGGTGTTTTCCACGTTGTACAAATACATGCTGCCACTGGAATGAGCCACCAAAAACAGGCTCTCCGAACCAGGAACCCATCGTACGCATGTTACTCGTGACTTGTCTATAAGCCTCTGAGGGGgtgaaagagggaaaaagagagaaaagataaGTTGTCTTCAGTATATTTTAAGTGGTTTAAATAACAATACATCAGATGCTGACTGAAACCCACCTCTTCATTGAAGAGCTTGCTGGTTTCCTTCTTTATTGGGTCTATGAGCTGCACCTGGCCCGCTGAGAAACCCACCAGCAAGGAGACGCTCTCTGCTGTAGCCGTGATGGGGTTGAAGTCATGACATGTGGGTTGCGTTCCTTTGTATATCCTCTTGTCTATGGGCTTACTAAGATCAGCAGCCTAAAATGATAAGAAATACACACCGATTAGCAAAATGCAGAGGAAGATTGTGTGCCAAATTATTTCCCCTCAAAAGGCCTctgaacaatgaaaacaagcCAACAACCCCTAAAACTGGAAAGTGTTTCCTCTGTTTGTTGAATCAGCACAACCATTATTAATTTCAGCCAGTAATTGTATCAGACAAAAATAAAGTGTCAGTACTTTTAAAATCACCTGCAGAGACAAAACACCTCACTTCTGCTATTCTAACAGTAGTTTTTTTAGTATTGGAAGGATTTCTCATACAGGAAAGCTGCCACAGGAATGTATCTATCTTTGAGTCTAAGTATATATCATGCCTCAAAAACACCACCAGGCCAGGGGGAAACTTATTCAGCATTAGGAATACCAGAAAGGGTGTCAAACAAACTTTTCGTCTACAGAAAAATACTAAGTTAAAATCTCTCAATGCTTGTTAGCGGCAGATATATCAAAAGCACAAATGGCTGCTATCCAGTGTTACTGATGCATGACAATTATTCATTCTGACACACGGGAAGTCATTATCCAAAAAGGGGGAGGAAGCCCAACACTGCCAGATTAATGTAGGTAAACTGTAAACTTTTTCTTCCAACAGGTGGTTAGGGTCAGGTGATTTAAACCAATCATGCATGACACTGAACTTtccatgaaattaaaatgtggtGTTAAGTCTGTCAAATAAGCACATGTCACATGCTTATGgtaaatatacattttgagGGGAAATACTTTGGCCCACAATCTTCCTCTGCATTTTGCTAATCAGTGTGTAGTTTGTGAACTGTCACAGAATGAATGAGTGCAGTCAGTCATGATGACCACCATTCTGTATAACTCTATTACTGCTAGTTAACTCCCCAATTCAACCCTATTCATCACTAAAAACTGGGTTtaattactttaaataaaaaggagacaaatgtACAACAATCCTAACTAAAACTATATTCActctaaaataataatgacaatatagGACTGAAGAACAAAGTTGCTAACAAGGCAGGAATGCATCTGGCACTGGGTCAGTgcttatttgttatttgtgacAGATTTATGCTTTATTGTTCTAAATCTTTTGTGGTCTATTTGAGTGCATGAAAGGACGCATAGAGAAAGCTTATTGAATGCAACTATGGAGATGTCAGTAAGCCGGACGGCTcttaatgaaattaagatgttTGGCGGACTTTGTCATGTCCAGTACCACAATGTTGCCCTATTGGCTACCACAAGAGACAACAATCTAAAGAGGGATAAATATTAACAACACAAAACCTGCCGGGGTGTAGATCTTCTCTGTACACTTTTGCGAGAGATGGGTGGCATATTTCCAGCCAAGTTTGATGAAACTCTACACAATTATTTCAAACATAGGCTAAGTCTAGACTACTGGCTCTATGTATGACAGTTACATTTTAAAGATCCACTCAGCAGGGGAACTCTAATGTCAGAATTGGAGCCAATTAAAATATATCTATGGAGGAGACAAGCAGACTCAATAGTTATTTAGTGTTCCTTCGCCTACTGAGATAAGAAGGCAGACCTGAGCCACCCACTATTGTGGCCAACCTGTGGTCTAATCACCATCAACCAGCATGACTTCTACAACTCCTTTAATGGTGATCTTACTTTCATCAAACAGATAACAGCTTAACGGTTTTCTCTGCCATGCTACTCAAGCTGCGATTTAGCCTTAGATGTTAATGACCACGCTCACTCGTACTTTGACTTCAAGTGTACTTCAAGATGTGGACATTTTCCCCTCATGCACTTTGTCAGCTGACCACTTACTTATTGCAAAGGGAGGAGAAGCAAaagaggccacagtcacagtgaGCTTGTTAGATCAGGGGCTGCAGTCAACAGGCACTTGTTATTACAATTAGAGCAAATCTCCAACACATCACCTCTATGCTATACTGTTACTGCCGTGATGTGTTTAGGGTTGTACATAGTACGTCATTTAACAGATAACCGTATGTAAAATCTACATATGAGggtgacaatttaaaaaaaaaactactctGACCTAAGAACACATGCTTAAGTCTTTCACTTTTACCTCCTAATACATAATTTAATCAAGTATTAAACATTTCTGCTCTTATTCTTCAACTATCAGGGCTCTACTTCACTCCAgatgaaaatacatttctaatggggacagatttttgttttattataattagattttattataattaagtttagattatataaatatgttataGATATGCTATACAGGAAGGCATCATTTAATTCTATTGATACCATGACAATCAAACTGAGTATTAAACAAATACTGAAATTCACAAACAAAAAGTCACTATCAGGaattaaaaaatcaaatgctgtgtttataatgtgtttGGCTGATTTGAATCGTTGTCTACACTTCTTCCTATGCTTTCTACTCTCCTGTGAGCTTGTGAGAGACCACCCAGTCCACTTTAGGAAATAACAATCTACTCCTCTTTTGATTGCATATTCTGTAGCTGCCTCAGGAACAACTCCATCATCAGCATGATCACCCCTGCCAGTCACCATCCCTGCTAAAAACAAGACCAAACCTTGGCCTACtgcaatgacatcatcatcatcatcatcatcatagtgAGCAACTAAACAGTGCTATCACATTGCATCACATCTAAAGACCCCTGACAGTGGAGTGCACACATCATTGCATCACGATGTACCAAAAACAAATCACTTTGAGGCACATTGGCGACGTGAACAATTGTTTCATAAAAAGAGACAGTGTTGCTCTCAACTTTTTAACATCATGTCTTTACGACGCGAAGAagataaacaaaacacatcaatgagacATAACATGACAAGCCATTTCTCAGGTTATACAATTCAACTGGGAAAAATCTGATGTCGCTGACTGACAACTCAAGCAAAAACCGAGATGCTAAGCAGACTTTTAACCGCACATTTCACGTTTCACCaaggctaaaaaaaacaaaccaaaaaaaaaacactgtggcGATGTTAGCTGAGAATGCTAATTAGCTCCTAACTTAGCTCGGTCTGCTACATGGCCTTGTCTTGACAATCTGCGCACTTCAATGACAGACGCCGGGAGAGTTGACAGCCGGGTTGCGACACGTTTTAAAGACGCCAAACCGAGCACCTCGTCAGTGCGGGCTTGGCAGCTGCAGCCTGTATTTGTTTACCTTCCTCACGCCTTTGTAGATATAAAAGTAGAGCTCCCGGCCCACATTGAAGCAGATCCTGTCGCCGTTGCCGGACTGGTCGTTTACATTGACGAAGGAGACCTTGACGGGGTTGGAGCCCTGTGAGTTGAAAGGCACCCTGTTCGGGCGGCTGTATTCGGAGTGAGTGAGGAGTTTGTAGACACCTTCCCGTGTGGTGAATTGAGTTTTAATTTCGTtcatctccttccctcctccctccgccGCCATCTTGGAAATTGGCGTTCATCCTTGTCCGAGCCCCCGGATGTTACTCACTGCGCATGTGTCACGGTCCTGTCTAAATGGTAAGCCTAGATTTGCGAAACTATCGCGATATTTGTACAGAAGTAGTCAATTTAATCTATTACATATTTCCAAATCGTGATCTCACCCTTACCATAAGCATTGGTTTTTGTGCTTAGATTTAACCTTACTGTAATGTTGGCGTTGTCACAGAATAAAATAGCGaggaaataatatttaaaagccACTTTCGCAAGTCTGGGGTTACCATTTAGGGAGGACCATGTGTCGCTCCCTGTTGGCGTCCAGAAGTCACGCGTACGGGGAAGTGTAAAGTCATGTGAGACACAACTAGAAATAAACAAAGTATTCAAGTGTAGAAATCTGCTTCAAATATGATGAACGGATTTATATTGTATAATGAATATATCTACAACTTTTCACTATCTGTGTTTAGGTTCtaaaatgagctgaaagaaTAATGTGATAACCTATCCTATTGTAATATGTCTATAGCCTAATACAGAGATATAACCAACACAAGAAATGATAATACAATTCAATAGTTACATAATAAATTGTCATGGAGTACTCTCACTTCAGTTTGTTCCCCATCACACGTGATGGTATAAGATAAGAACCATCTCTCCTTTCCAGTTCCACATAAGACTAAAGACATTCATTTAAATATCTGAACTTTTTGTAGGCCTAACTCATTGAAACTGTAGAATATCCTTTTTTCTGTTGTAGATTAACCAGGACCTTTTGGGGGGCTTTTAAATATTGGATAATCTATAATGGTCAGCGTACTTTGATTTTAGCATATGGAAATATAAAATCTGGTCTCTAAttgaaggacaaaaaaatataatttaagaataataatttaattattttggcaaaatgtcattttaaaagctaTTCCTATATTTGACACATATCTATATgtgataacattttatttaaaaaatatatgaaaaaagcCCTGTACCTGTATGAATACCTTGATTCCTGACTGACcttttgggtttttattttttgttatttgctcactct
This genomic interval from Scomber japonicus isolate fScoJap1 chromosome 17, fScoJap1.pri, whole genome shotgun sequence contains the following:
- the wdr20b gene encoding WD repeat-containing protein 20; this encodes MAAEGGGKEMNEIKTQFTTREGVYKLLTHSEYSRPNRVPFNSQGSNPVKVSFVNVNDQSGNGDRICFNVGRELYFYIYKGVRKAADLSKPIDKRIYKGTQPTCHDFNPITATAESVSLLVGFSAGQVQLIDPIKKETSKLFNEERLIDKSRVTCVRWVPGSESLFLVAHSSGSMYLYNVENTCGTTAPHYQLLKQGENYAVHTCKSKSARNPLLRWTVGEGALNEFAFSPDGKFLACASQDGFLRVFGFDAAELHGTMKSYFGGLLCVCWSPDGRYIVAGGEDDLVTVWSFSDCRVIARGHGHKSWVSVVAFDHCTTSVEDGDPPAEFSGSDEEFHEQIHFGAGRDRANSAHSRLSKRNSTDSRPVSVTYRFGSVGQDTQLCLWDLTEDILFPHLPLSRTRTHTNVMSATSPPATGQTTTTTTVATSTSTTTTTTTTTNPSGTNGKDSVSNSSTSGNPANSLPSTLPRSNSLPHSSNPAGGSTPNSHTVSSNSSSTKGNSIIDSAFIATGVSKFATLSLHDSRKERHEKDHKRNHSMGHISSKSSDKLNQLSSSRTAKTDAAKTLGTMLCPRMEDVPLLEPLVCKKIAHERLTVLIFLEDCLVTACQEGFVCTWARPGKVGLLSSQNNPANSPSGTVV